The Tistrella mobilis genome window below encodes:
- a CDS encoding YeiH family protein: MASLPTTETAGPLPRLAAKLPGLALAGVIGGAAILMVRASGMQAVSPVLVAIGLGLILRAMIGRAPAVAAPGLAVASKPLMRLGVALLGLQVTAGDILGLGLDGILAALAALGVTLALARPLGRLVGVEPRLATVIGGGTAICGASAAAAVGSAVRARDDEIAYAVGVVTLFGTAVMALWPLLGTALGLDDRAYGLWIGASVHEVAQVVAAGFQHGTAAGEVSVIAKLARVAMLAPVVGLLVWAADRAARRGDHAIEDAEAAAAKVPVPWFAVGFVALAGLNSLGVVPEEVRQISAAATPIMLTVALAAIGFGTDLGKVRARGIRPVILGLLLTLVVGAVPLAVVSVLG; encoded by the coding sequence ATGGCGAGCCTTCCCACCACTGAAACCGCAGGACCCCTGCCACGGCTCGCGGCGAAACTGCCGGGTCTGGCGCTTGCCGGCGTCATCGGCGGTGCCGCGATCCTGATGGTCCGCGCCTCGGGCATGCAGGCGGTGAGCCCGGTTCTGGTGGCGATCGGGCTGGGGCTGATCCTGCGGGCGATGATCGGCCGCGCGCCCGCCGTGGCGGCTCCGGGCCTGGCGGTTGCCTCTAAGCCGCTGATGCGGCTGGGCGTGGCGCTGCTCGGGCTTCAGGTCACCGCCGGCGACATTCTCGGTCTTGGCCTCGACGGTATTCTGGCGGCGCTTGCGGCCCTGGGCGTGACCCTGGCGCTCGCCCGGCCCTTGGGCCGGCTGGTGGGCGTGGAGCCGCGGCTCGCCACGGTGATCGGCGGAGGCACCGCGATCTGCGGGGCGTCCGCAGCGGCGGCCGTCGGCTCGGCCGTCCGTGCCCGCGATGACGAGATCGCCTATGCGGTGGGCGTGGTCACCCTGTTCGGCACGGCGGTGATGGCGCTCTGGCCGCTGCTCGGCACGGCACTGGGTCTGGACGATCGCGCCTATGGCCTCTGGATCGGCGCCTCGGTGCACGAGGTGGCGCAGGTGGTGGCGGCCGGCTTCCAGCACGGTACGGCGGCCGGTGAGGTGTCGGTCATCGCCAAGCTCGCCCGTGTCGCGATGCTGGCCCCGGTCGTCGGGCTGCTGGTCTGGGCGGCGGACCGGGCCGCGCGCCGCGGCGATCATGCGATCGAGGATGCCGAGGCGGCGGCCGCCAAGGTGCCGGTTCCCTGGTTTGCGGTCGGCTTCGTGGCTCTTGCCGGGTTGAACAGCCTGGGGGTGGTGCCGGAAGAGGTCCGCCAGATCTCGGCGGCGGCGACCCCGATCATGCTGACCGTGGCGCTGGCGGCGATCGGCTTCGGTACCGATCTCGGCAAGGTCAGGGCCCGCGGCATCCGCCCGGTGATCCTGGGCCTGCTGCTGACCCTGGTGGTCGGCGCCGTGCCGCTGGCCGTGGTCTCGGTGCTGGGGTGA
- a CDS encoding lipoprotein-releasing ABC transporter permease subunit — protein sequence MFRTVERLLAFRYLRARRKEGFISVIAGFSLLGIALGVGTLIVVLAVMKGFRDQLVDRILGLNGHMTVFSASGRGIQDYGGISADLEKAQVVVRALPMVEGQVLASGPDDARGALVRGFTRESLERKTLIANNIRAGSLEDFQGKGVLIGTRMAQRLGLRLGDELNLISPRTVATPFGGMPRQVSFPVVGLFEVGMFEFDSSLVFMPFDTAQAFFQTGDAATAIEVDVTDPQNVKAIRGEIGSIIADRGVVLTDWQQTNSTLVGALDVERNVMFLILTLIILIAAFNIISGMVMLVKDKSRDIAILRTMGATRGMILRIFMMTGASIGIVGTFIGFVLGLAFATNIESIRQALQALTGTQLFSAEIYFLSKLPADVVWSDVVSVVGLSLVLSFLATLYPAWRAARLDPVEALRYE from the coding sequence ATGTTCAGGACAGTCGAGCGTCTTCTCGCCTTCCGCTATCTCAGAGCCCGGCGGAAGGAAGGGTTCATCTCGGTCATCGCCGGCTTCTCGCTGCTGGGCATTGCGCTCGGCGTGGGCACCCTGATCGTGGTGCTGGCCGTGATGAAGGGCTTTCGCGACCAGCTGGTCGACCGGATCCTTGGCCTCAACGGTCATATGACCGTGTTCAGCGCCTCGGGGCGCGGCATTCAGGATTACGGCGGCATTTCGGCCGATCTGGAGAAGGCCCAGGTGGTTGTCCGCGCCCTGCCGATGGTCGAAGGCCAGGTGCTGGCGAGCGGGCCCGACGATGCCCGCGGCGCACTGGTTCGCGGCTTCACCCGCGAGAGCCTTGAGCGCAAGACCCTGATCGCGAACAACATCCGCGCCGGCAGCCTTGAGGATTTTCAGGGCAAGGGCGTGCTGATCGGCACCCGCATGGCCCAGCGGCTGGGGCTGAGGCTCGGCGACGAGTTGAACCTGATCTCGCCGCGCACCGTGGCGACACCGTTCGGCGGCATGCCCCGGCAGGTGAGTTTCCCGGTGGTCGGCCTCTTCGAAGTGGGCATGTTCGAGTTCGACAGCTCGCTGGTCTTCATGCCCTTCGATACCGCCCAGGCCTTCTTCCAGACCGGTGACGCGGCGACCGCGATCGAGGTGGACGTCACCGACCCGCAGAACGTGAAGGCGATCCGCGGCGAGATCGGATCGATCATTGCCGATCGCGGCGTGGTGCTGACCGACTGGCAGCAGACCAATTCGACACTGGTCGGCGCGCTTGATGTCGAGCGCAACGTGATGTTCCTGATCCTGACCCTGATCATCCTGATCGCCGCCTTCAACATCATCTCGGGCATGGTGATGCTGGTGAAGGACAAGTCCCGGGACATCGCCATCCTGCGCACCATGGGCGCCACCCGCGGCATGATCCTCAGGATCTTCATGATGACCGGCGCGTCGATCGGCATCGTCGGCACCTTCATCGGCTTCGTGCTGGGGCTTGCCTTCGCCACCAATATCGAGAGCATCCGCCAGGCGTTGCAGGCGCTGACCGGCACGCAGCTCTTCTCGGCCGAGATCTACTTCCTGTCGAAACTGCCGGCGGATGTCGTCTGGTCGGATGTGGTGAGCGTTGTGGGCCTGTCGCTGGTGCTGTCTTTCCTGGCGACGCTTTATCCGGCGTGGCGCGCTGCCCGCCTCGATCCCGTGGAGGCGCTGCGCTATGAGTGA
- a CDS encoding NCS2 family permease: MLKTYFQLDQLGTTVRREVVAGVTTFLTMAYIIFVNPVILANTGMDQGSVFVATCVAAAVGSLIMGLYANYPVALAPGMGLNAFFTFTVVMEMGYTWNQALGAVFISGVVFFILALLKVREYIINSIPMTLKLSISAGIGLFLAIIALENAKVIVDHPATLLTLGDIGQPTVLLAALGFFVICALHYRNITGSIIIGILLVTILSILLGLNQAQGIVSAPPSIAPTFFQLDIAGALEAGMFGVIFAFLFVDMFDTAGTLVGVAHRGGLLDKDGKLPRIGKALLADSSATMVGAVFGTSTVTSYIESASGINAGGRSGLTAVVVAILFLVALFFSPLAGSVPAYATAPALLFVALLMARGLAELDWDDMTEVAPGVLAAISMPLTYSIANGIALGFISYAAIKLLAGRAREVSIAVWVLAVVFVLKFAFIG, translated from the coding sequence ATGCTCAAAACCTATTTCCAGCTCGATCAGCTCGGCACCACGGTCCGCCGGGAAGTCGTCGCAGGTGTGACGACCTTCCTGACCATGGCCTATATCATCTTCGTCAATCCGGTGATCCTCGCCAACACCGGCATGGATCAGGGTTCGGTTTTCGTCGCCACCTGCGTGGCGGCGGCGGTCGGCTCGCTGATCATGGGGCTTTATGCCAACTATCCCGTGGCGCTGGCACCGGGCATGGGCCTGAACGCCTTCTTCACCTTCACGGTCGTGATGGAGATGGGCTACACCTGGAATCAGGCTCTGGGCGCGGTCTTCATCTCGGGCGTGGTGTTCTTCATCCTGGCCCTGCTCAAGGTCCGGGAATACATCATCAACTCGATCCCGATGACGTTGAAGCTGTCGATTTCAGCGGGTATCGGTCTGTTCCTTGCGATCATCGCGCTCGAAAACGCCAAGGTCATCGTCGATCATCCGGCCACCCTGCTCACGCTGGGTGATATCGGCCAGCCGACCGTGCTGCTCGCCGCCCTGGGCTTTTTCGTGATCTGCGCCCTGCACTATCGCAACATCACCGGCAGCATCATCATCGGCATCCTGCTAGTGACGATCCTGTCGATCCTGCTCGGCCTGAACCAGGCCCAGGGCATCGTCAGCGCTCCGCCCTCGATCGCACCGACCTTCTTCCAGCTGGATATCGCCGGCGCCCTTGAAGCCGGCATGTTCGGGGTGATTTTCGCCTTCCTGTTCGTCGACATGTTCGACACCGCGGGCACGCTGGTCGGCGTCGCCCACCGCGGCGGTCTGCTCGACAAGGACGGCAAGCTCCCGCGCATCGGCAAGGCCCTGCTCGCCGACAGCAGCGCCACCATGGTCGGCGCCGTCTTCGGCACCTCCACCGTCACCAGCTATATCGAAAGCGCCTCGGGCATCAATGCCGGCGGCCGCAGCGGCCTGACCGCAGTGGTCGTTGCGATCCTGTTCCTGGTCGCTCTGTTCTTCTCGCCGCTGGCAGGCTCGGTGCCGGCCTATGCCACCGCACCGGCCCTGCTCTTCGTGGCCCTGCTGATGGCACGCGGCCTGGCCGAACTCGACTGGGACGACATGACCGAGGTGGCGCCGGGCGTGCTGGCAGCCATCAGCATGCCGCTCACCTACTCGATCGCCAACGGCATCGCCCTCGGCTTCATCTCCTATGCCGCGATCAAGCTGCTGGCCGGCCGGGCCCGCGAAGTTTCGATCGCCGTCTGGGTGCTGGCCGTGGTCTTCGTCCTCAAGTTTGCCTTTATCGGCTGA
- a CDS encoding ABC transporter ATP-binding protein gives MSEPVLILERLVRRFEQGGQVLEVLRGIDFRLHPGEMVGLIGPSGAGKSTLLHAAGLLERPDGGRVVIDGTDAGRADDSVRTRLRRATIGFVYQFHHLLPEFSAIENVMMPQLLAGQSRSKARARAADLLELMGLSARADHRPARLSGGEQQRVAIARALANRPRLLLADEPTGNLDPETAERVFGLLVAAARDQGVAALIATHNPELAARMDRRVRLDQGRLDHVA, from the coding sequence ATGAGTGAGCCGGTCCTGATTCTGGAACGCCTGGTCCGCCGTTTCGAACAGGGCGGCCAGGTGCTGGAGGTGCTGCGCGGGATCGATTTCCGCCTGCATCCGGGTGAGATGGTCGGCCTGATCGGCCCGTCCGGTGCCGGCAAGTCCACCCTGCTGCACGCCGCCGGCCTGCTGGAGCGGCCCGATGGCGGGCGGGTTGTGATCGACGGCACCGATGCCGGCCGCGCCGACGACAGCGTCCGCACCCGGCTGCGCCGCGCAACGATCGGCTTCGTCTACCAGTTCCATCACCTGCTGCCTGAATTCTCGGCGATCGAGAATGTGATGATGCCGCAGCTGCTGGCGGGGCAGAGCCGGTCGAAGGCCCGCGCCCGTGCCGCCGACCTGCTGGAGCTGATGGGGCTTTCGGCCCGCGCCGATCACCGTCCGGCACGGCTGTCGGGTGGCGAGCAGCAGCGGGTGGCAATCGCGCGTGCGCTGGCCAACCGGCCCCGGCTGCTGCTGGCCGACGAGCCGACCGGCAATCTCGACCCCGAGACGGCGGAACGGGTGTTCGGCCTGCTGGTTGCTGCGGCAAGGGATCAGGGTGTGGCGGCGCTGATCGCCACCCACAATCCCGAACTCGCCGCCCGGATGGACCGGCGGGTGCGGCTGGATCAGGGGCGGCTGGATCACGTCGCCTGA
- a CDS encoding gamma carbonic anhydrase family protein, giving the protein MSSTELTITPPADPVPAAELAARFPGAIILPFDGIWPKIDASCYVAPGAVVVGQVEIGPESSIWYGCVLRGDVNHIHIGRGTNLQDGTIVHVSRLAHPTLIGDDVTIGHRAMIHACTLMTGAFVGMSATVLDGAVVEGGAIVGAGALVGNDKRVATGELWGGVPARKLRDLGEEGMPRLAATARHYSGLAARHQEVARDVLGAAVVPIS; this is encoded by the coding sequence ATGTCTTCCACCGAACTCACCATCACACCCCCGGCGGATCCGGTGCCGGCGGCAGAGCTTGCGGCGCGCTTTCCCGGTGCGATCATCCTGCCCTTCGACGGCATCTGGCCGAAGATCGATGCCAGCTGTTACGTGGCGCCGGGTGCGGTGGTGGTGGGCCAGGTGGAGATCGGGCCCGAAAGCAGCATCTGGTATGGCTGCGTCTTGCGCGGCGACGTCAACCATATCCATATCGGCCGCGGCACCAATCTTCAGGACGGCACCATCGTTCATGTCAGTCGGCTGGCCCATCCGACCCTGATCGGCGATGACGTCACCATCGGCCATCGGGCGATGATCCACGCCTGCACGCTGATGACCGGCGCCTTTGTGGGCATGAGCGCCACCGTGCTGGATGGCGCGGTGGTCGAAGGCGGTGCGATCGTCGGCGCGGGTGCGCTGGTCGGCAATGACAAGCGGGTCGCGACCGGCGAGCTTTGGGGCGGCGTGCCGGCCAGGAAGCTGCGCGATCTGGGCGAGGAAGGCATGCCCCGCCTTGCCGCCACGGCCCGCCACTATTCCGGCCTGGCGGCTCGCCATCAGGAGGTGGCCCGCGACGTGCTGGGCGCTGCGGTGGTGCCCATCTCTTGA
- a CDS encoding protein-L-isoaspartate O-methyltransferase, whose translation MTTDPHLEALQDRLLRRIEAYMPVRGRPAPPRPALIEAFRRYPRHLFLPRYRPADQPDGPALAPGDAAFLDHAYDDGPLCYVDDHGASLPASCSEPGFIFHLAELLDVRPGHRVLEVGCGTGWLLALLAHAAAPDGEALGVEIDPGLQALAARNLATAGVANAIAVTGDGLAAAGRKTFDRIIMTASAWQLPATVLTLLADDGIAVLPIQNKGLSQEIHVLRKDGSTLVSRLTRLCRFVPLTGRDGADADVLMPRLDADPDITRLPMTGLPDVLDFGQAEPERMMPPALAFTGWLSKLDPRFRAWRLGAGDARPSLFGDPQVHGFGLVDAAAGSAALWRAGYVTAYGDAGARDALFAHLARWTAHGSPTGYAFGLGITSAGAASPVSHPSHRERRGPLDFWWWLRPPAERF comes from the coding sequence ATGACGACGGATCCTCATCTTGAAGCCTTGCAGGACAGGCTCCTGCGCAGGATTGAGGCCTACATGCCGGTGCGTGGACGGCCGGCGCCACCCCGGCCGGCCCTGATCGAAGCGTTCAGGCGGTACCCACGCCACCTCTTCCTGCCGCGTTATCGCCCGGCAGATCAACCCGACGGGCCGGCGCTTGCCCCGGGCGATGCCGCCTTCCTCGACCATGCCTATGACGACGGCCCGCTCTGCTATGTCGATGATCATGGCGCCTCCCTGCCCGCCTCCTGCTCCGAGCCGGGCTTCATCTTTCATCTGGCCGAACTGCTGGACGTCCGGCCCGGCCATCGGGTCCTGGAGGTGGGCTGCGGCACCGGCTGGCTGCTCGCGCTTCTCGCACATGCCGCAGCGCCGGATGGAGAGGCTTTGGGCGTCGAGATCGATCCCGGTCTGCAGGCTCTGGCAGCCCGCAATCTTGCGACGGCAGGTGTCGCGAACGCCATCGCCGTCACGGGCGACGGCCTGGCTGCCGCAGGCCGGAAGACGTTCGACCGCATCATCATGACTGCTTCGGCCTGGCAGCTGCCGGCAACCGTCCTGACCCTGCTTGCGGATGACGGCATCGCAGTTCTTCCCATTCAGAACAAAGGGCTGTCGCAAGAAATTCACGTTCTGAGAAAGGACGGGTCCACCCTTGTGTCACGACTGACGCGCCTCTGCCGCTTCGTACCCCTCACCGGCCGCGACGGTGCCGATGCAGACGTGCTCATGCCCCGCCTGGATGCAGACCCGGACATCACCCGGCTCCCCATGACCGGCCTGCCCGACGTGCTCGACTTCGGCCAGGCGGAGCCGGAGCGGATGATGCCGCCGGCCCTCGCCTTCACCGGCTGGCTGTCAAAGCTGGATCCGCGCTTCCGGGCATGGCGGCTGGGTGCAGGCGATGCAAGACCATCCCTCTTCGGTGATCCGCAGGTCCATGGATTCGGTCTGGTGGATGCAGCGGCCGGATCTGCCGCCCTGTGGCGCGCAGGCTATGTCACGGCATATGGCGATGCGGGCGCGCGTGACGCGCTCTTCGCCCATCTGGCCCGATGGACGGCCCATGGCAGCCCAACCGGCTATGCCTTCGGCCTCGGCATCACATCCGCCGGAGCGGCGTCACCGGTTTCCCACCCATCTCATCGCGAGCGCCGTGGCCCGCTCGATTTCTGGTGGTGGCTGCGCCCGCCCGCCGAACGGTTCTGA